In Alteromonas sp. V450, the following proteins share a genomic window:
- a CDS encoding HIT domain-containing protein has translation MFELDPRLHNDTFFVCDLSLCRVLLMNDSQFPWLILVPMRSRVSEIIDLSGDDQVTLLRESALVSKAMQAAFSPLKLNVAALGNVVRQLHVHHVARYENDVAWPKPVWGAQPTIAYPQTQAQERIALIKQHLVQV, from the coding sequence ATGTTTGAATTAGACCCTCGTTTACACAATGATACATTTTTTGTCTGTGATCTTTCGTTGTGTCGTGTACTGTTGATGAACGACAGCCAATTCCCTTGGCTTATTCTTGTGCCCATGAGAAGCAGAGTTTCTGAAATTATCGACCTTTCAGGCGATGATCAAGTTACGCTTTTAAGAGAGTCGGCGTTGGTATCTAAAGCGATGCAAGCCGCTTTTTCTCCGCTAAAATTAAATGTGGCAGCGCTGGGAAACGTGGTTAGACAACTTCATGTGCACCACGTCGCCCGTTATGAAAATGATGTGGCATGGCCTAAGCCCGTTTGGGGAGCCCAGCCTACAATAGCGTATCCGCAAACGCAGGCACAGGAGCGCATAGCGTTAATTAAACAGCACTTGGTACAAGTTTAA
- a CDS encoding heavy metal-binding domain-containing protein — protein MIVSTTPTLEGHKIEAYYGIVVGEAVMGANIVKDLFASIRDIVGGRSGSYEEELTTARKLAFTELEHEARSMGANAVVGIDLDYQVIGDKGSMLMVSISGTAVKTSPL, from the coding sequence ATGATAGTTTCTACTACCCCTACATTAGAAGGCCACAAAATTGAGGCTTACTACGGCATTGTTGTTGGTGAGGCAGTGATGGGAGCAAACATTGTAAAAGACTTGTTTGCTTCAATTCGCGACATTGTTGGCGGACGTTCCGGTTCATATGAAGAAGAGCTGACCACGGCTCGTAAGCTCGCTTTTACTGAACTAGAGCACGAAGCAAGAAGTATGGGGGCGAATGCGGTTGTAGGTATTGATTTGGATTATCAAGTAATAGGCGACAAGGGCAGTATGCTTATGGTAAGCATCAGCGGTACTGCGGTAAAAACCTCTCCGTTATAA